A stretch of DNA from Arctopsyche grandis isolate Sample6627 chromosome 6, ASM5162203v2, whole genome shotgun sequence:
GGCGATCAGCCTATCCTTCAACTCGGTGCAGCTCCCCGTATCTATACATTTACAGGAGAAAGcggtaattaaatttaattagtactcacaaaatatccaaaatagTTTGTAAACATCGAAAGGCAAAGGTGGTAATCTACACCGAGCGCTCGGTTTACGAGTACAGGCAATCAATCAAATTCTATTCCATACATCACCAACAGTACCGCAATCAATAAATTGATcctaaaatcaaattaaattgaaactaATTGATTTTCTCAATCCACGAGATTTTATTTAGAGCGAATAGCTTATGTTTAATGAAATCTATATTCAAACATGAGCaacttttttatgtacataaaaaccaACAGCCCCTCTGTcgaaaatttcatttcattaaaaGTTTCGttcataaaatttgatattaaattttatcattaGTGGCcttcataaaattaattttatatgaacgTTTTTATAGATTTACCAGtgctgtgcccgatgaaatatcatcgcatgggtgttggcatattaaattattaaataaaataaatgtgtcggtcctgtattcgatccgcacgcggtcgaatttttttcaaatatctttttaaaatattgttacgtatactaaaaagagccgccggttagttgcaatcggattaggccgggtagcatcccagagactgtgtgaccgttataattggtttcaaggattatctctagactaagtgctgtcagctaaacaatgattgcacttagcggcgatagcgatactcggtcgcattcccgtggagttcttagaactaataacgccaaagcgtgggactgcacatccgagtacgtgaccatgacaataggtaaacaaatcatacgtcgaagatgtcctgagagacctgccccttgtaaggcggtacttaggcgatatcaagacattctggacggaacactgccagtgtgtgtatcaccttattcatcaataaatgctgtgaaacgactttggccttttacttggatcctccacccacccctacgcaacaatatatttaatttaataattatatttgattgtttaatatgaaaaaaaaatggtaaaaactacccacCTACCTAGAAACTACCTACCTAGCTAcctttaatagaaaaaaaatattaattaattaaataaattttcaatagatggcactaAATGACTTGGCGCCGTTTCCTCTTGGCGCCGTCTATTAGCCtaaaggaaacattggtagcaaattgtatatatagaagtttttttcttttgttattatattcgtacgttttgttggcagtggtttagccgtgacgtacatatgtgtgtcgaatcgaaacgaaatTATAGTAtcgcgatattatatatacatagatatatatgattataataatattctggATAGTGCATAgagttttataatatataaacataaaggAAAATAGGCTTGTATTGTGATGAATTTCAAaaccatatttaatttatacaatacatacatacatacattttgttcTTTTTAAAGATAAAGTTTAATCaaagaaagaaaaatatattaatgatttttctcagtggtatgtacatatgtatgtcgttgAAAATACAAACGAAAcaaagatttaatttaattgaaaaaaaagtagtaTGCATTAGGGATGGTTATGTTTGTATACTTGTTGATGCAATCGAATTTTTGCGTAagaaatttcattttcattgtGTATTTGTATACGATAATTTACATCGAATTTCCAAGCATTTCTAGCAAATAATGGGAGGTAATATTGGAAGCGATACTACGAACGTAATTAATTCGCCCACATGAAAACAGATGTTATTGTAAATTGGCTGAGGGCGGGCGTGAAAAACCTCACCGAAACCGACATTTCGCATTCATGGGtctcatgtatgtatacaaaattagTTGGTATATATATAGGCAGTGTgcaatatcatatatgtaagcttaaaaatattcaataaataaaatgcttgAAATCATTCAGACATATTAAAAAATCGCCCTTGAAATTTTCACACAATTCGTGGGCTTTTCATGTCATATTTTTGTGCGTTATCTAACTGCAATTTCATTATTGTGTAGTAGCATGGGAATTTAATTACCTCCTTGCTGTGACGCCATATCCTGTCGTCCCGGTTTTCTTATCGGTCAAAACGTAATATCGGCTTGATGTTGCACCGTCCAGTATGTCGATGGTTATTAAAGGGGATTCATGTCCGATTTTGTGCTGGGTTACAATTTGCAGCTGCGAAATTCACCGTGGACTGGCTCTGAAATAAGGCGCTCGCGTGAAAATCGATGCGGCCATTAGCCGCAAAGCGCAAACTCTACTGAGGGAAagactcgcttgcctcaccgaGTATACTATAAAATATTGTGGCTTTTTTGTATCATTACGCTCAACCACTccaattaaaacatttaaaatatgttttcattcatatgtaaatacataaatatatgtaatgatCTATGTAAATGATCACACTGGTATAGTTGgacgtttattttaataatttatatgaaaattatcattatatatttatgaaaatgttgtttaaaataaaatttatatttgaaaatgttgtttaaaataaaatttaaatgttgtttaaaattaaatttaaaataaatataccacGATGCTTTCCACACCTCTGAACGTACCAAgcgtgaaaatttatatttgtattctataAGCACTAACTTACAGCTAATaatgttttggtcagaattcgtaaaccgaaaaaagtattttttttttaaatcaatatttcatgattttattttgaccttttaagctatttttattttcttgatatttaatgtgtataataataagtgattttaagtaataaaaaattttcgaacaaaatccgccaacaggaagtagaacttttgtcttgtataagtttccctacatttgcgctcaattagtatctaaaatgctctcataaccggtatatgtgaacgtgtatgtacatatgttaaattatcggattttattttgttaccttataatcctcaaatacatagataaagtctatatatatatatatatatcactgtATAtcacaatgccacaataaggcatgcaattcccgttcctgttcccattttccccgttcccgttcctgttcccgtttttcccgttcccaAGTTAACGTTgtggtaatctgacttatccAGCGTTTTGGCTCGAGCTTCTCGAAGTGTTTCaataagtaaatgtttcagtttcaaatttatacttaataatcaaattaaattacagtaatgataatttgccAGAAAAAAGcagacacatttgaaattattgcgttgcaatgccactcattccggttttcccgttcccgttcctgtttttggataattagattaatataataattagattAATTAGCTATTAAGCTATTTCTTacctaaatattacatatttagtcGTATAAAAGTATAAAGTTAGGTACATAATTGACGATGAAAATGATTTTGatataattcattaattgaaaatatgttgcttttataatacaattagtAGGGTTCCCTAAGGTATGAAGtcaatgaatgtatatatgtggaaataagtcgattttaaaaatgaaaatgaaaaattatgatCTCTCATTGATATTAGATGTGGACTTTGATTTTCGAATATGATAGACGCTATGTCTAGCTACgcttaattatttattcaaaattcatcGATGTAATCCGAATTAGTGTTTGTTTTCATAGAAAATTCTATTCTTAAAAAGATTGAAGAAATTAGCCTGGTCTATAATACTCAATCacttatatgtgtgtacatattttaaagcttACTTCTAACTGCTATCgattagtatataatatataatatatcgattaGTACCACTGTGGATTCATATGCTCCTACTATTATTCACATTTGTGTCAttttttgaacttttaaattgaaatggccAACTCGTACACGTATATGAGCCTAGTTTTAGATATTACGCTGTTAAATTAACTTACTTATCAATTGTCTTCGactcgtcaaataacaatagaccgctcaatttatatacaaggcaagagaaaaaaaagcatggttgatgtaattaacaatagtgaaccattttttgagcCCAAAACATCGCCCCAACGCTGATATTTTCTTATCAGTAGTGGCGGACTGGTCATACAAGCGACATTGCCTGATGGCAAGTGGGCCCCGATatttgttagaaaatatgggccttcattaaaattaaataactttttaactatttcattttacgtgtgtaaaaatttacaggatattgcactttgggtatttcaacaaaacaaatttcttacgatatacacaattaactaatacctgcttttacAGCCCAAgtatcggttaactttttttataagggtcgaaatgtaagttttctacatttgcgtgggcccttttgcgcgggcccatttccaacctcaaaagtatgtacatatatacctatgtaacaactacctactgaaataaaaatgggaataaacaaattccgtgaataatataaactaaattgcttaaaacaatgttgataggacgattcatcattaaccagtgatttaaatttacatacttcatactttcaaaataacatttgattatacttcgacaatatagtaagatttaaatacacaattttaaacagtttctgaATATAAAacctattcctaatctagacatatacatgtatatagaaatataggataggggcccccttaTCAAAAgtccgattttcgattaataataatcgaaaatattatgcattgttttctatcgaaagtaaaagccgcttttatgccgcattcttttatgatgcattccaTTCACCTAGTACAAAGgctaaaatgaaatatacaatgtCATTTATGgatctacatattttgttatttttcttgtacctaaatttgtttattcccattttatttatgtttttacgCTTGACTTTTAGTGAAAATGGAaagaaattttgttatatgggggggaggcaattttttttaaccctgggtgggccccgtTGACTCCTGGCAAGCattgatttcagtcccagtccacCACTGCTTATCAGTAACAAAGCATCCTCCCAAGGACTCTTTGTAGGTATGCTTGTGATggtcttttgtatttttttttaccaataatGTATTTTCTTAGGTACCATTTCCTGACCACATAACCCGCTTataccatttaaatctcttcataGAAGAGGaagtaaaaaaatgaatcaatgaaaaaatgtaaaaaaaagtgtaatgccaaggaaaatatttcaaatgccaagaaaaatgaaaaatgcatggaaattcatatatatgaaaaatgccAAGGAAAATATGTGTGAATCTATGAATGTGTGAAAGCACGTAGAGAAACTTTCATTCAACAATgcctgtatatatataaatattcttcTGCTTCTTTAATGCAGCAACTTAAATTTCTACACTGTGTTTTCCCACAGCTGACAAGCAtccacaatattttttatctataacTTTTAAAGCTGTTtgatattaatcaaaaaattacaaaatataaaatccaCATAAGAGAAGACCTGTATATAtaccttttttattataagacTAGAATGATTTTTCCTTTTTCTCATTTCAAAatcataataacattacaaGCTGCTATGGCCAAAAGAAAACTCGGTATGCCGACCAAAAGGTGCTGTCAAACTGACAGCGATGGCGTCTCACTTGTCAGGTGGTCGACTAAATGTCGCTCTGTTGCAAGAAGCTTTGAGAAAAGAACTTTTAAATCTTTTACAAGCATGCGACGGCCCAAaggtatatttcaaatattttcatacgtTTTTACTGGAATCACAACCTTATTCAAATATTGACAAAACTATGATAATATACTTAGTCATTTGTATTTACACGTTTATATCTGATGTATACAGTCTATGATTTGGGACGAGTGGTTGGCAGGCCCTATCGGCCTAATCGCAAAGTATGGACTTCTTCAAGAACATGATGTCACAGAAATGTTACGCTTACAGAAAAATTTAACAATACCTTCTAACGTAAAACACGTCATATTCATTATACGAGCGAAGATAGAATTGATCGATCTCATAGCCGATAATGTTCTCAGAGTGAGCAAGTCTTCTATTGAGCCAAAAAAGGAATTCCACATATTTTTTGTTCCCCGCAAAAGTGAACTGTGTGAAAAACATCTCTCAAACAAAAGAGTATTTGGAAGTTTTACAATAGAAgaattcaaatgtgatatttatcCATTCGAAAGCGATTTAATTTCTTTAGAATTTCAGAATGATTTTCGGttggtaattatttatttattgtattttttttctttaggtttatattatatatatatatatatatatatatatatatatatatatatatatatataataattgtgatTCTAGCGATTATTATTTGGACGGTGATCCTACTTGCTTATACCAGGCAGCTGTTGCTATTAAACGCATGGAAAACCTATATGGAACAATTCCTAAAGTTATCGGTATTGGTCAGTGTGCTAAGCAAGTTTGGAATTTAATGTGCCGCTTAAGCAAAGAAGAGCAAAATACAGCACCTAAAGGTCCATCAAAAGGAATAATTGATGAAATACTTTTAATAGACAGATCCACTGACTTGGCAACTGTTTTTTCTACTCAATTAACATATGAGGGGCTAATAGgtataaacacacatacatacatgtacatatgaatttgtAGAGAGTACAATATcctgtaaaaattataatttatttgacaATGTTAGATATATTTTACTATGatctgatatattttttaaacagatgaactgtttggaataaaaaatacgACAGCTCAATTTCCTGGAATGAAGTTTTTAAGCACCGATGAACAAAACAGTGATgcttcaaaagaaaaaaaagttgtcATATTAAATTCAAGTGAAGAAGTGTTTGCGAAGTTGAGAGATAAGAATttcacatatgtaagtattcttTATTCACTGTAAAGAGTTAACACACTCATTTAATATTTGAAggtgtttaatttgattttctgAAACATTgcgtatgcattttttttaggtGGGCAGCGCATTAGCCCGTAAAGCGAGACTTATGCATGACTATATGGTGGAAAATCGTAATAACAAGTCCATTCAAGAGATTAAAGAATTTGTTGCGAGATTACCCCAAATGTTGGCTAATAAACAATCGCTAGCTACTCAAACTACAATAGCCGAGTATATCAaagatgtaataatttaattttttttataatataataatttatacaatggattacatatattgttgttttttttagattacaGATACGATTGATTTCCATGACATTCTTCAATGTGAAgaagatttcttaaattgtaTGAATACATCTTCTCAAAATTCATTCATAGAAGATTTGATTGCACAAAAAGCGCCCTTAACTCAAGTTCTCAGACTCATTTGTCTACAATGTGTAACAAGCTCGGGACTAAAACCTAAAGTCTTAGATTATTACAAAAGAGAGCTCGTTCATGTGTATGGACTGAATACTTGGTTAGGAGTTTGTAACTTAGAAAAAACAGGAATACTGAAAATTCAATCGAGTACCAGACACTACACTATTCTAAGAaaggtattttaaatttcagtattgaatatatattgttgtGTAGCATTATAATgttgtttaaatattatttattgcagGCTTTAAGGTTAACAGTTGATAATTCAGAAGACTCTGATGCTAAAGAAAAGAGCTATTTAGATCGTACATACACACCAATAACAGTTCGCCTTGCAGAAATTCtcagtaaaaataaaacgtcatATGGCCTACAAGACATTTATAGCCTTCTACCCGGTCCTGTGATCGAAGAAACCCAAGCCATTCCTCGTGGACAAAATTCTGTTTCAAGCGATAGTTCGTCAATTGAGACTACCAAAGTTGTAGTGGTATTTTTCCTTGGGGGTTGTACGTACACCGAAATATCAGCTCTTAGAGCACTATCTCAACAAGAAGAATCTAATGTTGATTTTGTAATAATGACTACAAAACTGATAAATGGTAATACGTTTACTGAATCGCTACTGGAACCATTGCCATTGTAGATAAgcgtatgaataaaatattggaATTATTATTTGCGAATAGTATAAAATCTGTACAATTTTAATGAAACAAGCTTAATTCcatatttcgtatttatttgtaattattattattttaactgattatattatatttgtaccattgtaataagtaaatatatacatgataTTTATTACATTGTATTCGTGATAAAGTTGTATTGTGCAATTCGATAGGatgagttttaaattttttcacaatttcattcatacatttatacctacataggtatatataatatttcatcccTTACGATGTTTtgttatcaaaaattataaactcAATACAGTCAAAGTTCACAATACAAACAGTAATCACTAAATAAAACTTTCTATTATGCAGAGAATTTAtatattctcaaaaatataaatataatgtattttataaaatgtgattATATACTAAACATGTTTCATAAAAGAAtatcttatataaataaataagcacaGAAAGCGTAATAGTGAATTATTTGTTAACCTTCAAAA
This window harbors:
- the car gene encoding vacuolar protein sorting-associated protein 33A translates to MASHLSGGRLNVALLQEALRKELLNLLQACDGPKSMIWDEWLAGPIGLIAKYGLLQEHDVTEMLRLQKNLTIPSNVKHVIFIIRAKIELIDLIADNVLRVSKSSIEPKKEFHIFFVPRKSELCEKHLSNKRVFGSFTIEEFKCDIYPFESDLISLEFQNDFRDYYLDGDPTCLYQAAVAIKRMENLYGTIPKVIGIGQCAKQVWNLMCRLSKEEQNTAPKGPSKGIIDEILLIDRSTDLATVFSTQLTYEGLIDELFGIKNTTAQFPGMKFLSTDEQNSDASKEKKVVILNSSEEVFAKLRDKNFTYVGSALARKARLMHDYMVENRNNKSIQEIKEFVARLPQMLANKQSLATQTTIAEYIKDITDTIDFHDILQCEEDFLNCMNTSSQNSFIEDLIAQKAPLTQVLRLICLQCVTSSGLKPKVLDYYKRELVHVYGLNTWLGVCNLEKTGILKIQSSTRHYTILRKALRLTVDNSEDSDAKEKSYLDRTYTPITVRLAEILSKNKTSYGLQDIYSLLPGPVIEETQAIPRGQNSVSSDSSSIETTKVVVVFFLGGCTYTEISALRALSQQEESNVDFVIMTTKLINGNTFTESLLEPLPL